One region of Streptomyces subrutilus genomic DNA includes:
- a CDS encoding RNA polymerase sigma factor: protein MSASRASEDDPEHPAAPSDGELTGRLKSGYGTGTADAAVCDLLYRRHRRAALAYARTCCRTPQDAEDLVSEAFARTLQAVRSGAGPRGPWRAYLLAVVRHTAMQWRDGDGRTLLTPDFDTWCPQAAAGGDPQRRLLAGEDRRLLARSFQTLPARWRAVLWQTLVEEDPPHEIAARLGITPSAVTSLAFRAREGLREAYLLAHVDTASDGRCGHYSHMLGSAVRRSGRRQPRALARHLAACEDCARSYEELLDLNSALPGAVPAAS, encoded by the coding sequence ATGTCCGCCTCTCGTGCGTCCGAGGACGACCCGGAGCATCCGGCCGCCCCCTCGGACGGAGAACTGACCGGGCGGCTGAAGAGCGGGTACGGGACGGGCACCGCGGACGCCGCCGTGTGCGACCTCCTCTACCGGCGCCACCGGCGGGCCGCCCTCGCGTACGCGCGCACCTGCTGCCGGACCCCGCAGGACGCCGAGGACCTCGTCTCGGAGGCCTTCGCCCGGACCCTGCAGGCCGTCCGCTCCGGCGCGGGGCCCCGGGGTCCGTGGCGCGCGTACCTGCTGGCCGTCGTCCGCCACACGGCCATGCAGTGGCGCGACGGCGACGGCAGGACGCTCCTGACACCGGACTTCGACACCTGGTGCCCGCAGGCCGCGGCGGGCGGCGATCCGCAGCGCCGGCTGCTGGCGGGTGAGGACCGGCGGCTGCTGGCCCGCTCCTTCCAGACCCTGCCCGCCCGCTGGCGGGCCGTCCTGTGGCAGACCCTCGTCGAGGAGGACCCGCCCCACGAGATCGCGGCGCGGCTGGGCATCACCCCGAGTGCGGTGACCTCGCTGGCCTTCCGGGCCCGGGAAGGGTTGCGCGAGGCGTACCTGCTCGCCCATGTGGACACCGCGTCCGACGGACGGTGCGGCCACTACAGCCACATGCTCGGTTCGGCGGTACGGCGCAGCGGCAGGCGGCAGCCGCGCGCCCTCGCCCGCCACCTGGCGGCGTGCGAGGACTGCGCACGGTCGTACGAGGAGCTGCTGGACCTCAACTCGGCCCTGCCGGGCGCGGTGCCCGCCGCTTCGTGA
- a CDS encoding DUF1996 domain-containing protein has translation MSEKGHKRPRVTNKLLAVVCALVLGGGAVAVVAGSANAGQDGRLDSAGETQVTATIDCPDVGDRLTSVPNQARTEVDEGLAQLDVQVADAYRRLAAGEARGEELIGGLRQQREQTIGRMSDAIARSAARPEELKDLSGCEVKQADAQDDAGADAQAADAGTARSTGGKGGPARSDFVAIGKVRPNVRTPAAAAGASTGSFSSQCGRNENGHFNPDNVIVAPGVSNGAHHMHDYVGNESTDAFSTNDSLAAADTTCANGDLSSYYWPVLRLRDGKAERDAQAPGGGQDGNVGTILQPKQVSITFKGSPAGKVKAMPRFLRIITGDAKAFTNGTANANASWSCTGFENRQLKDKYPICPKGSDVVRTFTFQSCWDGRNTDSANHRTHVAFANGDGRCPRGFSAIPQLVQRITYGVAPGARFAVDSFPEQLHKPVTDHGDFINVMDDRLMNTAVDCINRGRSCR, from the coding sequence ATGAGTGAAAAGGGCCATAAACGCCCCCGGGTGACGAACAAACTGCTGGCCGTGGTCTGCGCGCTGGTCCTGGGCGGCGGCGCAGTCGCCGTCGTGGCGGGCAGCGCCAACGCGGGCCAGGACGGCCGCCTCGACTCGGCCGGGGAGACACAGGTGACCGCCACCATCGACTGCCCCGACGTCGGTGACCGGCTGACCTCCGTACCCAACCAGGCCCGGACCGAGGTCGACGAGGGCCTCGCCCAGCTGGACGTCCAGGTCGCCGACGCCTACCGGCGGCTCGCCGCGGGCGAGGCCCGGGGCGAGGAGCTCATCGGCGGGCTCAGGCAGCAGCGCGAGCAGACCATCGGCCGCATGTCCGACGCGATAGCCCGCTCCGCGGCCCGCCCCGAGGAGCTGAAAGACCTGAGCGGCTGCGAGGTGAAGCAGGCGGACGCGCAGGACGACGCCGGGGCCGACGCCCAGGCGGCCGATGCGGGCACCGCCCGGAGCACCGGCGGCAAGGGCGGCCCGGCGCGGAGCGACTTCGTCGCCATCGGCAAGGTACGGCCGAACGTACGCACTCCCGCGGCCGCGGCCGGGGCCTCCACGGGGTCCTTCAGCTCGCAGTGCGGACGCAACGAGAACGGCCACTTCAACCCCGACAACGTGATCGTCGCCCCCGGTGTCTCCAACGGCGCCCACCACATGCACGACTACGTGGGCAACGAGTCCACCGACGCCTTCTCCACCAACGACAGCCTGGCCGCCGCCGACACCACCTGCGCCAACGGCGATCTGTCCAGCTACTACTGGCCCGTGCTGCGGCTGCGCGACGGCAAGGCGGAGCGGGACGCGCAGGCGCCCGGCGGCGGCCAGGACGGGAACGTGGGCACGATCCTGCAACCCAAGCAGGTGTCGATCACCTTCAAGGGCAGCCCCGCCGGCAAGGTCAAGGCCATGCCGCGCTTCCTGCGGATCATCACCGGGGACGCCAAGGCCTTCACCAACGGCACGGCCAATGCCAACGCCTCGTGGAGCTGCACCGGTTTCGAGAACCGCCAGTTGAAGGACAAGTACCCGATCTGCCCCAAGGGCAGCGACGTGGTGCGCACCTTCACCTTCCAGAGCTGCTGGGACGGCCGCAACACCGACAGCGCCAACCACCGCACCCACGTGGCCTTCGCGAACGGCGACGGCCGCTGCCCCAGGGGCTTCAGCGCCATTCCGCAGCTGGTGCAGCGGATCACGTACGGGGTCGCGCCGGGTGCGCGGTTCGCCGTGGACAGCTTTCCCGAGCAGCTCCACAAACCGGTGACCGACCACGGCGACTTCATCAACGTGATGGACGACCGCCTGATGAACACCGCGGTGGACTGCATCAACAGGGGGCGCAGCTGCCGCTGA
- a CDS encoding DUF4142 domain-containing protein, whose product MATRYTIGSGFVITALAVTLIALLIPVEKFGTQASASAGPPAAEDDGAGIMSTAYGPLTPADRDFVRKVRLAGLWELPAGRQAQQRGTRATVRTAGEHLVEGHTELDRQVIQVGQALGVDLPNQPSAQQRGWLDQLTRAQGEEYERLFIQLLRRAHGKVFALLAQIRAQTRNSMVRTLATSANATVLDHITVLEDSGLVDFDALNVPDGTPAPSDVRPTK is encoded by the coding sequence GTGGCCACGAGATACACGATCGGCAGCGGCTTCGTCATCACCGCACTCGCCGTCACGCTGATCGCGCTGCTGATCCCCGTGGAGAAGTTCGGTACGCAGGCCTCGGCCTCGGCCGGACCACCGGCAGCCGAGGACGACGGCGCCGGGATCATGAGCACGGCGTACGGGCCGCTGACCCCCGCGGACCGGGACTTCGTGCGCAAGGTACGGCTCGCCGGCCTGTGGGAACTGCCCGCCGGACGGCAGGCCCAGCAGCGCGGGACGCGCGCCACGGTGCGCACGGCCGGCGAGCACCTCGTGGAGGGCCACACCGAGCTGGACCGGCAGGTGATCCAGGTGGGCCAGGCCCTCGGGGTCGACCTGCCCAACCAGCCGTCCGCGCAGCAGCGGGGATGGCTGGACCAGCTGACCCGGGCCCAAGGGGAGGAGTACGAGCGGCTGTTCATCCAGCTGCTGCGCCGAGCGCACGGCAAGGTGTTCGCGCTGCTGGCCCAGATACGGGCGCAGACCCGCAACTCCATGGTCCGCACCCTGGCCACGTCCGCCAACGCCACGGTCCTGGACCACATCACGGTCCTCGAGGACAGCGGGCTGGTCGACTTCGACGCGCTCAACGTCCCCGACGGGACCCCTGCTCCGTCCGATGTCCGACCGACGAAGTGA
- a CDS encoding flavin monoamine oxidase family protein: MIIDPPPASGSPAEGAPAPARRPSRRTVIAGAVAGAGALSVAAASAGTPQTPSGSARPDWETCLTIARAILVRDDDDQPLVPRYADILLKNGLPRSRRPGKKVLVVGAGPAGLTAAHLLREAGHQVTVVEANANRVGGRIKTFRTGGHEKAAAPFADPKQYAEAGAMRIPDSHPLVTGLIDSLGLKRRRFHLVDVDGAGRPAYRTWIFVNGVRVRRADYARSPQAVNRSFGVPAAYESVPAAQIVRGAFAPVRKEIEGKKDRELVEGWARVIQRYGHMSMYRYLTEVAELDERTVDLIGTVENLTSRLHLAFVHSFIGASLISPDTAFFELPDGTATLVDALYDRVKDLVRLDRRATRITHGEGKVTVDTVSEGRGGSPVRRETFTADTAIITVPFSGLRHIPVTPALSYGKRRAVTELHYDAATKVLLEFSRRWWEFDEADWKRELEAVQPGLYRKYQTAQTPEAGGLLGAHPSVPKGRISDAQRAHYAACRPVTRDQPEAAGVIGGGSATDNPNRFMFQPSYPVEGSAGGVVLASYSWSDDALKWDSLDDEERYPRALAGVQEVFGQRIEVFYTGVGRTQSWMRDPYAYGEASVLLPGQHTELFPHVRASEGNLHFAGCHTSIKPAWIEGALESAVRTALEVHLAL, translated from the coding sequence ATGATCATCGACCCGCCCCCCGCCTCCGGCTCCCCGGCCGAGGGCGCCCCGGCGCCCGCCCGCCGCCCCTCCCGCCGTACCGTCATCGCCGGCGCGGTCGCCGGAGCCGGCGCCCTCTCCGTCGCGGCCGCCTCCGCCGGGACCCCGCAGACACCGTCCGGCTCCGCGCGCCCCGACTGGGAGACCTGCCTGACCATCGCCCGGGCCATCCTCGTACGGGACGACGACGACCAGCCCCTGGTGCCGCGTTACGCGGACATCCTCCTCAAGAACGGCCTGCCCCGCTCCCGCCGCCCCGGCAAGAAGGTGCTGGTCGTCGGCGCCGGGCCCGCCGGACTCACCGCCGCCCACCTCCTGCGCGAGGCCGGGCACCAGGTCACCGTCGTCGAGGCCAACGCCAACCGGGTTGGCGGCCGCATCAAGACCTTCCGCACCGGCGGCCACGAGAAGGCCGCCGCGCCCTTCGCGGACCCCAAGCAGTACGCCGAAGCCGGCGCCATGCGCATCCCCGACAGCCACCCGCTGGTCACGGGGCTGATCGACAGCCTCGGCCTCAAGCGCAGGCGCTTCCACCTGGTGGACGTCGACGGGGCCGGCCGCCCCGCCTACCGCACGTGGATCTTCGTCAACGGCGTCCGCGTGCGCCGGGCGGACTACGCCCGCAGCCCGCAGGCGGTCAACCGCTCCTTCGGAGTCCCGGCGGCCTACGAGTCCGTCCCCGCCGCGCAGATCGTGCGGGGCGCCTTCGCCCCCGTGCGCAAGGAGATCGAGGGCAAGAAGGACAGGGAGCTCGTCGAGGGCTGGGCCCGCGTCATCCAGCGCTACGGCCACATGTCGATGTACCGCTACCTGACCGAGGTGGCGGAGCTCGACGAGCGGACCGTCGACCTGATCGGAACGGTCGAGAACCTCACCTCCCGGCTGCACCTCGCCTTCGTGCACAGCTTCATCGGCGCCTCCCTGATCAGCCCGGACACCGCCTTCTTCGAACTGCCCGACGGCACCGCCACCCTGGTCGACGCGCTCTACGACCGGGTCAAGGACCTGGTACGGCTCGACCGCCGCGCCACCCGGATCACCCACGGCGAGGGCAAGGTCACCGTGGACACCGTCTCCGAGGGCCGCGGCGGCAGCCCGGTGCGCCGTGAGACCTTCACCGCCGACACCGCGATCATCACCGTCCCCTTCTCCGGACTGCGCCACATCCCGGTCACGCCGGCCCTCTCGTACGGCAAGCGGCGCGCGGTCACCGAACTGCACTACGACGCCGCCACCAAGGTGCTGCTCGAATTCAGCCGCCGCTGGTGGGAGTTCGACGAGGCCGACTGGAAGCGCGAGCTGGAGGCCGTCCAGCCCGGCCTGTACCGCAAGTACCAGACCGCGCAGACCCCGGAGGCCGGGGGCCTGCTGGGCGCCCACCCCTCGGTGCCCAAGGGCCGGATCTCCGACGCGCAGCGCGCCCATTACGCCGCCTGCCGTCCGGTCACCCGCGACCAGCCGGAGGCCGCCGGCGTCATCGGCGGCGGTTCGGCGACCGACAACCCCAACCGCTTCATGTTCCAGCCCTCCTACCCGGTGGAGGGCAGCGCAGGCGGTGTGGTCCTCGCCTCCTACAGCTGGTCGGACGACGCCCTGAAGTGGGACTCCCTGGACGACGAAGAGCGCTACCCGCGCGCCCTGGCCGGTGTCCAGGAGGTGTTCGGACAGCGGATCGAGGTGTTCTACACCGGCGTCGGCCGCACCCAGTCCTGGATGCGGGACCCGTACGCCTACGGTGAGGCCTCCGTGCTGCTGCCCGGCCAGCACACCGAACTGTTCCCGCACGTCCGCGCGTCCGAGGGGAACCTGCACTTCGCCGGGTGCCACACCTCCATCAAGCCCGCGTGGATCGAAGGTGCCCTGGAATCCGCGGTGCGGACCGCTCTGGAGGTCCACCTGGCGCTGTGA
- a CDS encoding CASTOR/POLLUX-related putative ion channel: protein MAQEHTTSLRLRLRYRFDHLVAGGTTALIGWLGLACLAVVVPASTVLVWSDRSAPATLAGRLTAVWVSVGQTLKIGGAVGSPVYVLASVTLALVALLFVSTLVSLITTGINRRIMSLRLGHSTVLEAGHTVVLGWSDQIFPVAGELVAANANQRRSAIAVLAPKDKVEMEEEIATRLPDRGRTRIICRNGSTTDPAELARVSPRTAKAVLVLPPGGRTGDAHVVKTLLALNAAVPEAGRGAVVVAAVRDSRHHATARLAAGPDGHVLCVDDIIARLLVQTARRPGLSLVYQELLDFAGDEFYTAPADGLAGRTFGEALLSFATSSVVGLVRADGGVALNPLPGTTIGTGDRLIVLSRDDDTAVPADVSALVDEDAIVTAPPAAALAERVLLLGWNRRAPFVVDQLDQYVSPGSCLDVVALDDGDARGGTAAARRNLDVVFHGGDITDPRVLAKLDVPSYDSVIVVGEVDPGAAGAAAAGGAAEPAYSEEALADDRTLVTLLHLRAIAEAARRELVLTTEMSDDGNRLLAPAREGADFIVSGRLISLLMTQISESRYLADVFEELFDAEGSEFHLKPASDYVRADREVPFATLVEAARRRGECAVGYRLRAGAGTGPGHGLRINPDKRERVRLTGEDWLIVLAES, encoded by the coding sequence ATGGCGCAGGAGCACACGACGTCCCTCCGATTGCGCCTCCGGTACCGGTTCGACCATCTGGTGGCGGGCGGAACCACCGCGCTGATCGGCTGGCTGGGCCTGGCCTGCCTGGCCGTGGTGGTCCCGGCGAGCACGGTCCTGGTGTGGTCCGACCGGTCGGCCCCGGCCACCCTCGCCGGACGGCTCACGGCGGTGTGGGTCAGCGTCGGGCAGACGCTCAAGATCGGGGGCGCGGTCGGCTCCCCCGTCTACGTCCTGGCATCGGTGACGCTCGCGCTCGTCGCCCTGCTGTTCGTGTCGACGCTGGTCAGCCTGATCACCACCGGCATCAACCGGCGGATCATGTCGCTGCGGCTCGGCCACTCCACCGTGCTGGAAGCGGGCCACACGGTCGTCCTGGGCTGGTCCGACCAGATCTTCCCGGTGGCCGGGGAGCTGGTGGCCGCCAACGCCAACCAGCGCCGCTCCGCCATCGCCGTCCTCGCCCCGAAGGACAAGGTGGAGATGGAGGAGGAGATCGCCACGCGCCTTCCGGACCGGGGCAGGACCCGGATCATCTGCCGCAACGGCAGCACCACCGACCCCGCCGAGCTGGCCCGGGTGAGTCCGCGGACGGCGAAGGCCGTGCTCGTGCTGCCGCCCGGCGGGCGGACCGGCGACGCCCACGTGGTGAAGACCCTGCTCGCCCTCAACGCCGCGGTCCCCGAGGCCGGTCGTGGCGCGGTGGTGGTGGCCGCCGTCCGGGACAGCCGCCACCACGCCACCGCCAGGCTGGCCGCCGGGCCGGACGGGCACGTCCTGTGCGTCGACGACATCATCGCCCGGCTCCTCGTACAGACCGCCCGCCGGCCGGGCCTGTCCCTCGTCTACCAGGAACTGCTGGACTTCGCGGGCGACGAGTTCTACACCGCCCCCGCCGACGGGCTCGCCGGGCGCACCTTCGGCGAGGCCCTGCTGTCGTTCGCCACGTCCTCCGTGGTCGGTCTGGTGCGCGCCGACGGGGGCGTCGCCCTCAATCCGCTGCCGGGCACGACGATCGGCACGGGCGACCGGCTCATCGTCCTGTCCCGGGACGACGACACGGCCGTACCGGCGGACGTGTCCGCCCTCGTGGACGAGGACGCGATCGTCACGGCCCCGCCCGCGGCCGCCCTGGCCGAGCGGGTGCTCCTGCTCGGCTGGAACCGCCGGGCCCCGTTCGTCGTGGACCAGCTCGACCAGTACGTGAGCCCCGGGAGCTGCCTCGACGTGGTGGCTCTGGACGACGGGGACGCCCGCGGCGGCACCGCGGCGGCCCGGCGCAACCTCGATGTCGTCTTCCACGGCGGCGACATCACCGACCCCCGTGTCCTGGCCAAGCTGGACGTGCCGTCGTACGACAGCGTGATCGTCGTCGGCGAGGTGGATCCGGGGGCCGCGGGCGCGGCCGCGGCGGGCGGCGCCGCCGAGCCCGCCTACAGCGAGGAGGCCCTGGCGGACGACAGGACGCTGGTGACGCTGCTGCACCTGCGGGCCATCGCGGAGGCCGCGCGGCGGGAACTCGTCCTCACCACCGAGATGTCCGACGACGGCAACCGGCTCCTCGCACCCGCCCGGGAGGGCGCCGACTTCATCGTGAGCGGCCGGCTGATCAGCCTCCTGATGACCCAGATCTCGGAGAGCCGCTACCTCGCCGACGTCTTCGAGGAGCTCTTCGACGCGGAGGGCAGCGAGTTCCACCTCAAACCGGCCTCGGACTACGTCCGGGCCGACCGCGAGGTCCCCTTCGCCACCCTCGTGGAGGCGGCGCGCCGCCGGGGCGAATGCGCGGTCGGCTACCGGCTGCGCGCCGGGGCGGGGACGGGTCCCGGCCACGGGCTGCGGATCAACCCCGACAAGCGGGAACGGGTCCGGCTCACCGGGGAGGACTGGCTCATCGTGCTCGCCGAAAGCTGA
- the polX gene encoding DNA polymerase/3'-5' exonuclease PolX produces MARANDEVEALLREYADLIAIRGGEAFKARAYEKAARAVGGYPQDVSVLDAKGLREIPNVGRSLADKILEYLRTGRMPVVDEARASVPPGVRELVAIPGLGPRKAMLLYEELGISSVDQLVEAIRQERLRDLKGFGERTEDNILHGIAVLRKAGEGRILVSAAMDVAEQLVAELSAVRGCVRCTYAGSLRRMRETIGDIDILVAARRSAPFMEALTAHPQTIEVIAHGEKKTSVRTATGLQVDLRVLPPASWGAGLQYFTGSKAHNIRTRELAVRQGLKLSEYGLFDAESGESITSETEEAVYARLGLPWIPPTLREDRGEIAAGLRGELPDLLAENDIRGDLHTHTDLTDGLAPLEDMVAAAAARGYAYYAVTDHAPNLSMQRMTSEKILAQRERVRALDGAHKRMRLLHGTELNIGPDGTLDWPDDFLAEFDLCVASVHSHFNQSRQELTRRLVRACENPHVAVIGHPTTRRIGKRPGIDADFDAVFEACARTGTVLEINAHPERLDLCDEDILRAKRYGVKFAVNSDAHATTHLPYMRYGVATAQRGWLTTDDVVNTWPLTKLRKFLEAKGT; encoded by the coding sequence ATGGCCCGAGCCAACGACGAGGTCGAGGCGCTCCTGCGGGAGTACGCCGACCTCATCGCGATCCGAGGCGGGGAGGCCTTCAAGGCCCGCGCCTACGAGAAGGCCGCCCGCGCCGTCGGGGGCTACCCGCAGGACGTCTCGGTCCTCGACGCCAAGGGCCTGCGCGAGATCCCGAACGTGGGCAGGTCGCTGGCCGACAAGATCCTGGAGTACCTGCGCACCGGCCGCATGCCCGTCGTCGACGAGGCCCGGGCGTCCGTGCCGCCCGGAGTGCGCGAGCTGGTCGCGATCCCGGGGCTCGGCCCCCGCAAGGCCATGCTGCTGTACGAGGAGCTGGGCATCAGCTCCGTCGACCAGCTGGTCGAGGCCATCCGGCAGGAGCGGCTGCGCGATCTGAAGGGCTTCGGCGAGCGCACCGAGGACAACATCCTGCACGGCATCGCGGTGCTGCGGAAGGCCGGCGAGGGCCGCATCCTCGTCAGTGCGGCCATGGACGTGGCCGAGCAGCTCGTCGCCGAGCTCTCGGCGGTCCGCGGCTGCGTCCGGTGCACGTACGCGGGGTCCCTGCGCCGGATGCGGGAGACGATCGGCGACATCGACATCCTGGTGGCGGCCCGCCGGTCGGCCCCGTTCATGGAGGCCCTCACCGCCCACCCGCAGACGATCGAGGTCATCGCGCACGGGGAGAAGAAGACCTCGGTACGGACGGCCACGGGCCTCCAGGTGGACCTGCGGGTGCTCCCGCCGGCCTCCTGGGGCGCCGGACTGCAGTACTTCACCGGCTCCAAGGCGCACAACATCCGCACGCGCGAACTGGCGGTGCGCCAGGGCCTCAAGCTCTCCGAGTACGGGCTCTTCGACGCCGAGAGCGGCGAGAGCATCACCTCCGAGACGGAGGAGGCGGTCTACGCCAGGCTCGGGCTGCCGTGGATACCGCCGACCCTGCGCGAGGACCGCGGCGAGATCGCGGCCGGGCTGCGCGGCGAACTCCCCGACCTGCTCGCGGAGAACGACATCCGGGGCGATCTGCACACCCACACCGACCTCACCGACGGGCTGGCCCCGCTGGAGGACATGGTCGCCGCCGCTGCCGCCCGCGGCTACGCGTACTACGCGGTCACCGACCACGCCCCGAACCTGTCCATGCAGCGGATGACCAGCGAGAAGATCCTCGCCCAGCGCGAGCGGGTGCGCGCCCTGGACGGCGCGCACAAGCGGATGCGGCTGCTGCACGGCACCGAGCTCAACATCGGCCCGGACGGCACCCTGGACTGGCCCGACGACTTCCTCGCGGAGTTCGACCTGTGCGTGGCCTCCGTCCACTCGCATTTCAACCAGAGCCGGCAGGAGCTCACCCGCCGCCTGGTCCGCGCCTGCGAGAACCCGCACGTCGCCGTCATCGGCCACCCCACGACGCGCCGGATCGGCAAACGCCCGGGCATCGACGCCGACTTCGACGCCGTCTTCGAGGCCTGCGCGCGGACGGGCACCGTGCTGGAGATCAACGCGCACCCCGAGCGGCTCGACCTGTGCGACGAGGACATCCTGCGCGCGAAGCGGTACGGCGTGAAGTTCGCCGTGAACTCCGACGCCCACGCCACCACCCACCTGCCGTACATGCGCTACGGCGTGGCGACGGCCCAGCGCGGCTGGCTGACCACGGACGACGTCGTCAACACCTGGCCGCTGACGAAGCTGCGGAAGTTCCTGGAGGCAAAGGGCACCTGA
- a CDS encoding DUF72 domain-containing protein, whose amino-acid sequence MAVFVGTSGWQYRDWSGVLYPPDRPQRLWLEEYTRHFPTVELNNAFYRLPSPETFTRWRARTPPGFVMAVKASRFLTHVKRLRDPAEPVQRLMEHAAPLGDRLGPVLLQLPPTLRADPAALDACLACFPVGVRVAVEPRHESWWTAEVRSVLVGRGAALCWADRRSRPVTPLWRTADWGYVRFHEGRSRPAPRYGRAALRSWADRIADTWPPDADVFAYFNNDAGGAAVADARSFGRLTAGPPP is encoded by the coding sequence ATGGCCGTTTTCGTCGGCACCTCCGGATGGCAGTACCGGGACTGGTCGGGCGTTCTGTATCCGCCGGACCGGCCACAACGGCTGTGGCTGGAGGAGTACACACGGCACTTCCCCACCGTCGAACTCAACAACGCCTTCTATCGGCTGCCGTCGCCCGAGACGTTCACGCGATGGCGCGCACGGACCCCGCCCGGGTTCGTCATGGCCGTCAAGGCGAGCCGTTTCCTGACGCACGTCAAACGCCTCCGTGACCCGGCGGAGCCGGTCCAGCGGCTGATGGAGCACGCCGCTCCCCTGGGCGACCGGCTCGGTCCGGTCCTGCTCCAGCTGCCGCCCACGCTGCGCGCCGACCCTGCCGCGCTCGACGCCTGCCTCGCCTGCTTCCCCGTCGGCGTTCGCGTCGCCGTCGAACCGCGGCACGAGTCGTGGTGGACGGCGGAAGTACGCTCCGTCCTCGTCGGCCGCGGCGCCGCCCTGTGCTGGGCCGACCGCCGGTCGCGGCCCGTGACACCGCTGTGGCGGACGGCGGACTGGGGCTACGTACGCTTCCACGAAGGCCGTTCCCGGCCGGCGCCCCGGTACGGCCGAGCGGCCCTGCGGAGTTGGGCCGACCGGATCGCGGACACCTGGCCCCCGGACGCGGACGTCTTCGCCTACTTCAACAACGACGCCGGCGGCGCGGCCGTTGCGGACGCACGGTCATTCGGCCGTTTGACGGCCGGACCGCCGCCCTGA
- a CDS encoding phage holin family protein, with protein sequence MALSSYDRPAAPAPPPGPPASEPSIGDLIGEIGQDLSQLVRDEIELAKAEIKQESAKAGKAVGMLGGAGYAGHVALLFGSLTLVFALANVMDPAWAALIVTVLWAVVGGVLYAAGRKRLRTVNLKPEQTVETLKEDARWARHPTS encoded by the coding sequence ATGGCTCTCTCCTCCTACGACCGACCGGCCGCGCCCGCTCCGCCCCCAGGACCGCCCGCCTCCGAGCCGTCCATCGGTGATCTGATCGGTGAGATCGGCCAGGATCTGTCGCAGCTGGTCCGAGACGAGATCGAACTGGCCAAGGCCGAGATCAAGCAGGAGTCCGCGAAGGCGGGCAAAGCGGTCGGCATGTTGGGCGGGGCCGGTTACGCGGGGCACGTGGCGCTGCTGTTCGGCAGCCTGACCCTGGTCTTCGCCCTGGCCAACGTGATGGACCCGGCATGGGCCGCCCTGATCGTCACCGTCCTGTGGGCCGTGGTGGGCGGGGTGCTGTACGCGGCCGGGCGAAAGCGCCTGCGCACCGTCAACCTCAAGCCGGAACAGACCGTGGAGACCTTGAAGGAGGATGCCCGATGGGCGCGACACCCGACGAGCTGA
- a CDS encoding DUF3618 domain-containing protein has product MGATPDELTKDVEYRRAHLAHNVNMLADRMTPSKVAQRKVDSMRHRVTGVKERVMGTAHDAAHGTSESLHQTADSLTGAAKEVGGTVQEGLQQTPAQIKRHTQGSPLAAGLMAFGAGMLAAALLPTTEVEENAGRQLREHSDELLEPVKQTALQAAEEVREELREPVAEAVGTVKDTAQEAVSTTTGHAQDAGQETADELRQVGRDTAAEVRGEPGAQRPPA; this is encoded by the coding sequence ATGGGCGCGACACCCGACGAGCTGACCAAGGACGTGGAGTACCGGCGCGCGCACTTGGCGCACAACGTCAACATGCTGGCGGACAGGATGACCCCGAGCAAGGTGGCCCAGCGCAAGGTCGACTCGATGCGCCACCGGGTCACCGGAGTGAAGGAGCGCGTGATGGGCACGGCACACGATGCTGCGCACGGTACCTCCGAGAGCCTGCACCAGACTGCGGACAGCCTCACCGGCGCGGCCAAGGAAGTGGGCGGCACCGTACAGGAGGGCCTCCAGCAGACCCCCGCCCAGATCAAGCGACACACCCAGGGCAGCCCCCTGGCCGCCGGCCTCATGGCCTTCGGCGCCGGCATGCTCGCGGCCGCCCTCCTGCCGACCACCGAGGTCGAGGAGAACGCGGGACGGCAGCTGCGGGAGCACTCGGACGAGCTGCTGGAACCCGTCAAGCAGACCGCCCTCCAAGCCGCCGAGGAGGTCCGGGAAGAGCTGAGGGAACCGGTCGCCGAGGCCGTGGGAACGGTGAAGGACACGGCTCAGGAGGCCGTGTCCACCACGACCGGGCACGCGCAGGACGCAGGACAGGAAACCGCCGACGAACTGCGCCAGGTAGGACGGGACACCGCCGCCGAGGTGCGCGGGGAGCCCGGCGCACAGCGTCCTCCCGCGTAG